The following are from one region of the Thermosinus carboxydivorans Nor1 genome:
- a CDS encoding MetQ/NlpA family ABC transporter substrate-binding protein produces the protein MKRIALLLTLILSLAVVAGCGGKTQAPAATSGKTVLKVGATAVPHAEILQVIKPTLEKEGIDLQIVEMSDYVRPNLAVAEKELDANFFQHIPYLTKFAAERNLQLTYTAAVHIEPMGIYSKKIKNLNDVPTGAVVAIPNDPTNGGRALALLAKAGVIGLKDGVGVNATVKDITANPKNVKIRELEAPQLPRALDDVTLAVINTNYALEAKLVPTKDALFIEQKDSPYVNVLVVRKGDENRPEIQKLTKALTSEEVRKFITEKYQGAVVPAF, from the coding sequence ATGAAACGTATCGCCCTACTGCTCACCCTCATTTTGTCGTTGGCTGTTGTCGCCGGCTGCGGCGGCAAAACGCAGGCGCCGGCTGCTACTAGCGGCAAAACCGTACTGAAGGTTGGCGCCACGGCCGTTCCCCACGCTGAAATTCTGCAGGTAATAAAACCGACTCTGGAAAAAGAAGGCATTGACCTTCAAATCGTGGAAATGAGCGACTACGTCCGTCCCAACCTGGCCGTAGCGGAAAAAGAGCTAGACGCCAATTTTTTCCAGCACATTCCTTACCTCACTAAGTTTGCCGCCGAGCGCAACCTCCAGCTCACTTACACCGCGGCCGTCCACATCGAGCCCATGGGCATTTACTCCAAAAAAATCAAAAACTTAAATGACGTTCCAACCGGCGCCGTAGTTGCCATCCCTAATGACCCGACCAACGGCGGGCGCGCGCTCGCCCTACTGGCTAAAGCCGGTGTGATCGGGCTTAAAGACGGTGTCGGCGTCAACGCCACTGTCAAAGACATTACGGCTAACCCAAAGAACGTGAAAATCCGTGAACTCGAAGCACCGCAGCTGCCCCGGGCCCTTGATGATGTAACTTTGGCCGTAATCAATACCAACTATGCGCTGGAAGCCAAACTTGTTCCTACGAAAGACGCCCTCTTTATTGAACAGAAAGATTCTCCCTATGTAAATGTTCTGGTTGTACGCAAAGGCGATGAAAACCGCCCGGAAATTCAAAAACTGACCAAAGCGCTGACCTCGGAGGAAGTCCGCAAATTCATCACCGAAAAATATCAAGGTGCGGTAGTACCGGCATTCTAA
- a CDS encoding MetQ/NlpA family ABC transporter substrate-binding protein encodes MHKWTKPIALALALLFTLGLVAGCGKQAATPSDRPIKVGVTAGPHAEIMDVVKKVAEKDGLKIQVVEFNDYVQPNVALSQGDIDANSFQHQPYLDNMVADRKYDIVSIAKTVIFPMGIYSKKVKTIADVKPGAVVAIPNDPTNGGRALLLLEKVGLIKLKPNAGLKAAVTDIAENPKNIKIKELDAAQIPRSLDDVDIAAINTNYAMTAGLVPTRDAIAIEDANSPYANVIAVRTKDKDNPAFQKLVKAYQSEEVKKFIQEHFKGSVVAAW; translated from the coding sequence ATGCACAAATGGACGAAACCAATCGCATTAGCCCTCGCGCTGCTGTTTACACTCGGCCTCGTGGCCGGCTGCGGCAAACAAGCCGCCACACCGTCCGACCGGCCTATAAAAGTGGGCGTTACCGCCGGCCCCCACGCCGAAATAATGGACGTTGTCAAAAAAGTGGCGGAAAAAGACGGCCTGAAAATCCAGGTCGTGGAATTCAACGACTATGTGCAGCCTAATGTCGCTTTGAGCCAGGGCGACATTGATGCCAACAGCTTCCAACACCAGCCCTATCTTGACAACATGGTTGCCGACCGCAAATATGACATTGTTTCGATCGCCAAAACGGTTATTTTCCCGATGGGTATTTACTCGAAAAAGGTCAAAACAATCGCCGACGTTAAACCCGGCGCCGTTGTCGCCATCCCCAACGACCCGACCAACGGCGGCCGCGCCCTCCTGCTCCTGGAAAAAGTTGGTCTCATCAAGCTGAAACCTAACGCTGGCCTCAAAGCCGCCGTTACCGATATTGCGGAAAACCCGAAAAATATTAAGATCAAAGAATTGGATGCCGCCCAGATTCCTCGTTCCCTTGACGACGTGGATATTGCCGCCATTAACACCAACTATGCCATGACCGCCGGCCTCGTTCCGACCAGAGACGCCATCGCCATCGAAGACGCCAACTCTCCTTACGCCAACGTCATTGCCGTCCGCACCAAGGACAAAGACAATCCTGCATTCCAAAAGCTAGTTAAGGCTTACCAGTCTGAAGAAGTCAAAAAGTTTATTCAAGAGCATTTCAAAGGTTCTGTCGTAGCTGCATGGTAG
- a CDS encoding DHA2 family efflux MFS transporter permease subunit, with protein sequence MQTPKLAINDANYKWWALGVTIIGGFMSILDTSIVNIAVPKMMAVFAVDTDQAQWILTAYMLTMGVLQPATGYFCDVYGTRAMYLFSLAVFTVGSALCGAAWSNDSMIVFRIIQAVGGGMIIPVTMAIVYHVFPPQERNMAMGIWGISAMVAPAVGPTLSGYLVEYWDWRWIFTINIPIGILGYVLAVLVLKETPRIRGQKFDYGGFITSALGLFCLLLALSEGVDEGWTSAYIVTLLYIAFASLALFVAIELNHENPILDLSLFKDWNFTLSSIVIFIGTIGLFGGIFLVPLFMENIRGYTAMQTGILMFPSALTAGLMMPVAAKLADKFGAKPVVVVGLFFLAAGTWPLMYLDLDTSYEHVMLVMILRGMGLGLFMMPVTVLGLNTVPLPKISRASALNNAIRQVSGSFGIAVLSTVLQNRQIFHYAHIAEGWNLAAAAAAKVITYGERLFTQHGSVASIAKIKALALAAQIAQRQSYIFAFDDAFLVLAAISFTGIVPALLLKRAQGGAKGAAVIVE encoded by the coding sequence GTGCAGACCCCCAAGTTGGCTATAAATGACGCGAATTATAAGTGGTGGGCGTTGGGCGTAACGATTATCGGCGGTTTTATGAGCATCCTTGACACCAGTATTGTCAACATTGCCGTCCCTAAGATGATGGCCGTTTTTGCCGTGGATACCGACCAGGCGCAGTGGATTTTGACGGCCTATATGCTGACCATGGGCGTTTTGCAGCCGGCCACAGGGTATTTTTGCGATGTTTACGGGACACGCGCCATGTACCTGTTTAGCCTTGCCGTATTTACCGTCGGTTCGGCGCTGTGCGGCGCCGCCTGGTCCAATGACAGCATGATTGTCTTTCGGATTATTCAGGCCGTCGGCGGCGGGATGATTATCCCGGTCACTATGGCGATTGTTTACCATGTGTTTCCGCCGCAGGAGCGAAACATGGCCATGGGCATCTGGGGAATTTCGGCAATGGTCGCCCCGGCCGTTGGGCCGACTTTAAGCGGTTATTTAGTCGAGTACTGGGATTGGCGGTGGATTTTTACCATCAACATTCCTATAGGTATTCTCGGTTACGTTCTGGCCGTGCTGGTACTCAAGGAAACGCCCCGCATTCGGGGGCAGAAATTTGACTACGGCGGGTTTATCACCTCCGCCCTTGGGCTGTTCTGCCTGCTGCTGGCGCTCAGCGAAGGGGTGGATGAGGGCTGGACATCTGCCTACATTGTCACGCTACTATACATTGCTTTTGCCAGTCTCGCGCTGTTTGTCGCGATTGAGCTTAACCACGAAAATCCGATCCTTGATTTATCCCTGTTTAAAGACTGGAATTTTACGCTGAGCAGTATTGTTATTTTTATCGGTACCATCGGACTGTTCGGCGGGATATTCTTAGTACCCCTGTTTATGGAAAATATTCGGGGCTATACCGCGATGCAGACAGGTATTCTGATGTTTCCTTCCGCCCTTACTGCCGGGCTGATGATGCCTGTTGCCGCCAAACTGGCCGATAAGTTCGGCGCTAAGCCGGTCGTCGTTGTCGGCCTCTTTTTTCTAGCAGCCGGTACTTGGCCGCTAATGTACCTCGACCTGGACACCAGTTATGAGCATGTCATGCTGGTCATGATCCTGCGGGGAATGGGGCTGGGTCTGTTCATGATGCCTGTTACCGTTCTTGGGCTGAATACCGTCCCGCTGCCGAAGATCAGCCGCGCGTCCGCTCTTAACAATGCTATCAGGCAGGTCAGTGGGTCATTCGGTATTGCCGTACTGTCGACCGTGCTGCAAAACCGGCAAATTTTTCACTATGCCCATATTGCCGAAGGCTGGAATTTGGCAGCAGCCGCCGCCGCTAAAGTGATTACTTACGGTGAACGCTTATTCACGCAGCACGGCAGCGTAGCGAGTATTGCCAAAATCAAGGCGCTGGCCCTTGCGGCCCAGATCGCCCAGCGACAGTCGTATATTTTCGCTTTCGATGACGCCTTTTTGGTCTTGGCGGCCATTAGTTTTACCGGTATTGTCCCGGCTCTGCTGCTCAAACGGGCCCAAGGCGGGGCCAAAGGGGCAGCGGTGATAGTGGAATAG